Proteins encoded together in one Labrus mixtus chromosome 18, fLabMix1.1, whole genome shotgun sequence window:
- the LOC132993287 gene encoding uncharacterized protein LOC132993287, with product MKRRQRNRDLHDEDMAAAIKNKDPHPEIQPPDSPSPSSSSPPLPPLAMPPSTSASALLALASPATRRSISMGDFRRVTGALLAGSDPPSTSATAPSSKLVTPSSSMEFEAARRRLLEVEERQRVIREMERRLEELREVFVRSEEEVVVHGELVSRITTAAQQGELYVAENGQRLKKGLKFKKHRPTIVFSSMLGLRTCLPWPVKLK from the coding sequence ATGAAGCGAcgacaaagaaacagagactTGCATGATGAGGACATGGCCGCAGCGATTAAAAACAAGGATCCCCATCCTGAAATCCAACCACCGGACTCACCTTCTccatcatcttcttctcctcctcttcctcctttagCCATGCCACCTTCCACGTCCGCCTCCGCTCTCCTGGCGCTGGCCTCCCCAGCCACCCGGCGCTCCATTTCCATGGGAGACTTCAGGAGGGTGACAGGGGCTCTGCTAGCGGGCTCCGATCCGCCCTCCACCTCGGCCACGGCCCCCTCCTCCAAGCTGGTCACCCCGAGCTCCAGCATGGAGTTCGAGGCGGCCCGCCGGCGCCTCCTGGAGGTGGAGGAGCGTCAACGCGTCATCAGGGAGATGGAGCGGCGGCTCGAGGAGCTCAGGGAGGTGTTCGTGCgctcagaggaggaggtggtggttcACGGGGAGCTGGTGTCGCGGATTACCACCGCCgcccagcagggggagctgtaCGTGGCGGAGAACGGGCAGCGTCTGAAGAAAGGCCTCAAGTTCAAGAAGCATCGACCCACCATCGTGTTCTCCTCCATGCTGGGACTCCGCACGTGCCTCCCCTGGCCTGTGAAGCTCAAATAG